In the Oncorhynchus gorbuscha isolate QuinsamMale2020 ecotype Even-year unplaced genomic scaffold, OgorEven_v1.0 Un_scaffold_10830, whole genome shotgun sequence genome, TGCCATGATAGAGTACTACAGTGCATGAGATACAACCTAGTGACTCACCTATTCTCCAGATGACTGAAGTACTATAGGCTGAGATCCCGTGTGTCTTGAACCTAGCGACTTACCTATTCTCCAGATGACTGAAGTCCTGCAGGCTGAGATCCCATGTGTCTTGAACCTAGCGACTCACCTATTCTCCAGATGACTGAAGTCCTGCAGGCTGAGATCCCGTGTGTCTTGAACCTAGCGACTCACCTATTTTCCAGATGACTGAAGTCCTGCAGGCTGAGATCCCGTGTGTCTTGAACCTAGCGACTCACCTATTCTCCAGATGACTGAAGTCCTGCAGGCTGAGATTCCGTGTGTCTTGAACCTAGCGACTCACCTATTCTCCAGATGACTGAAGTCCTGCAGGCTGAGATCCCGTGTGTCTTGAACCTAGCGACTCACCTATTCTCCAGATGACTGAAGTCCTGCAGGCTGAGATCCCGTGTGTCTTGAACCTAGCGACTCACCTATTCTCCAGATGACTGAAGTCCTGCAGGCTGAGATCCCGTGTGTCTTGAACCTAGCGACTCACCTATTCTCCAGATGACTGAAGTCCTGCAGGCTGAGATCCCGTGTGTCTTGAGTCAGATATATGGTGTCTACGTCCTAGAGGACGTGACAGGAAACAGACTGTGAGCTTCCTTCTCACCACTGTCATAGTAATCAAATAGCTACGTTAAATGGAATCGAGCACTTCAATGTGAAGAATTAACAAATGATTTCTGAGCACATTTTATGCAGCAAACGGTGTGTCTACATCCTGCTAAGTGTGACAGGTGTGTActggatattactgcactgttggagctggaaaCAGAAGAATAACATCTACAAAGCTGTGTTCGCTACCAATAAACTCTGATTTGATTAGACAGGAAGTGACTGTTAGAGTAGGTGTGTCACCACTGTCATAGTGATTCTAGAACCTACAGTACCTAGGCTACTCTGATTTGATTAGACAGGAAGTGACTGTTAGAGTAGGTGTGTCACCACTGTCATAGTGATTCTAGAACCTACAGTACCTAGGCTACTCTGATTTGATTAGACAGGAAGTGACTGTTAGAGTAGGTGTGTCACCACTGTCATAGTGATTCTAGAACCTACAGTACCTAGGCTACTCTGATTTGATTAGACAGGAAGTGACTGTTAGAGTAGCTGTGTCACCACTGTCATCGTGATTCTAGAACCTACAGTACCTAGGCTACTCTGATTTGATTAGACAGGAAGTGACTGTTAGAGTAGCTGTGTCACCACTGTCATCGTGATTCTAGAACCTACAGTACCTAGGCTACTCTGATTTGATTAGACAGGAAGTGACTGTTAGAGTAGCTGTGTCACCACTGTCATCGTGATTCTAAAACCTACAGTACCTAGGCTACATGTTCTATTGAATCGACAAGACAAGACAACATGGACATGAACACACACCTCATGTCATTCCCCAGATGTAAGGAACTGTTAAAACACGCCTGATAGTAATAATGAATTTAGTCATAAATAATTAGTGAAGTATCTACGTTAGCCAAGAGGATACTGACCCATTGAACTTCCTCTCTGTAGGGCAGACCcagccagtcacacacacatctgtacGTCTGAGAGAAACCacctggagaagggagagagatatatatatatatagagagagagagacagagagagacagagagagagacagagacagagagagagacagagagagagacagagagacagacagagagagacagagagagacagagacagagagagagacagagagagagacagagagagacagagagagacagagagagacagagagagacagagacagacagagacagacagagacagacagagacagagagagacagagagagagagagagagagagagagagagagagagagatagagacagacagagagagagagacagagacagacagagagacagagagagagacagagacagagagagacagagacagagacagacagagagagagagagagagagagagaaagagagaggaaagagagacagagagcagacatacacacgcatacaacAGAGAGTGATACACCCACATACCACCCACACGCATACAACAGAACACaggtataggagagaggagggtcaaTGGGCGATATGCGCTGGAGCGGCGCAGCACTGGGTCAATGCACGCACGCGATATGCGCACGCGcgtcgcacgcacgcacgcacgcgcacgcgcgcacgcacgcacgcacgcacgcactgccgcacgcacgcacgcacgcacgcacgcacgcacgcacgcacgcacgcacgcacgcacgcacgcacgcacgcacgcacgcacgcacgcacgcacgcacgcacgcacgcacgcacgcacgcacgcacgcacacacacacacacacacacacacacacacacacacacacacacacacacacacacaaaggtattGTATTCACCACACGGTCCTGGTTCTGCTACTTTGTGGTTGTCCCATAGAGTCTGTAGGCTGGTGATCCTCTCCGGAGGCTCCATACTCAGCTTCTTCATCAGCTTCCTGTCACACAGACACAGGACAACAACACCACTAGAAGGCTGATACAGAACACAGGTTTACAGCTTAACAGGCTACTAGGTTCAGGATAGCATTGTTATGACAGCAGAAGACTAGTGAGACATGGCTCCTCAGGTTGTTAGAGTCTATAGGAGTCTACAGCCATGTCTCAGACCAAGTGACAACTATACAACACATAACAGAACCAATCTGACTCAGATCAGATGTAGGTGACTGGTGTAT is a window encoding:
- the LOC124030360 gene encoding F-actin-uncapping protein LRRC16A-like, with protein sequence MKKLSMEPPERITSLQTLWDNHKVAEPGPCGGFSQTYRCVCDWLGLPYREEVQWDVDTIYLTQDTRDLSLQDFSHLENRDLVAIIAVLEYNQWFTKLSTKDCKLVS